In Paenibacillus sp., the DNA window GGGGATGAGGCTGGGCGAACGCACAACTTTTCCGCAACCGGGACATTCGCACATCCGCTTTCCCCTCTCGCGCCGTATGATGAGATTAATTCCGGAACGAAAGGGGGACCTCGGAATGACGGCAGTAGCTGGCGGCGGATACACGACGACGGGCGCGATCCTGGTTCTCTTCATCCTGCTCGTGATTATCTCCAAGACGTTGCTTTACTAATCGCAGGTTTCCGGGGGCGACGCCTCCGGTTCTTACATAAATAGGCGTTCCGCCTCCAACGGTCCGCTGCTCAGCTCCGTCAGGTGCAGCTCTTCGAGCGCTTCGATGTCTTTCAGCAAATGTCCGGTCAAGATGCACGCTGCCGTCTGATCCTTCGCGATCCGGCCGGCCGCGCGCAGCCGCAAGACGCCGGCCAGCGTCGCCGCCGACGCCGGCTCGCAGCCG includes these proteins:
- a CDS encoding YjcZ family sporulation protein, whose translation is MTAVAGGGYTTTGAILVLFILLVIISKTLLY